Proteins encoded together in one Phyllostomus discolor isolate MPI-MPIP mPhyDis1 chromosome 6, mPhyDis1.pri.v3, whole genome shotgun sequence window:
- the LOC114500304 gene encoding olfactory receptor 491-like, with protein MEVGNHTSVTEFIILGFTENATACVILFIVFLVIYVVTLMGNISIIMLIRSSPQLHTPMYLFLCHLAFVDIGYSSSVTPVMLMSFLKKGTSISVAGCTTQLCCVVTFGTAECFLLAVMAYDRYVAICSPLLYSTHMSPRICILLVGMSYLGGCVNGLTFTGCLLSLSFCGPNQVDHFFCDFSPLLKISCSDISIVEIIPSISSGSIIVVTVFVISVSYICILTTILKMRSAEGRHKAFSTCSSHLTAVTLYYGTITFIYVMPKSSYSTDQNKVVSVFYTVVIPMLNPFIYSLRNRDVKEALIKAIVRLHS; from the coding sequence ATGGAGGTTGGAAACCACACCAGTGTGACTGAGTTTATCATTTTGGGGTTCACGGAGAATGCTACAGcttgtgtcattttatttattgtgtttctaGTAATCTATGTTGTCACCTTAATGGGTAATATCAGCATAATCATGTTAATCAGAAGCAGCCCTCAGCTTCACACACCAATGTACCTTTTCCTCTGCCACTTGGCCTTTGTAGACATTGGTTACTCCTCATCAGTCACACCTGTTATGCTCATGAGCTTCCTCAAGAAAGGAACCTCTATCAGTGTTGCTGGTTGTACAACCCAGCTCTGTTGTGTGGTCACATTTGGGACAGCTGAGTGCTTCCTGCTGGCTGTCATGGCCTAtgatcgctatgtggccatctgctcCCCACTGCTCTACTCCACACACATGTCCCCCAGAATCTGCATTCTCTTAGTGGGAATGTCCTACTTGGGTGGGTGTGTGAATGGTTTGACATTTACTGGCTGTTTATTGAGTTTGTCTTTCTGTGGACCAAATCAGGTAGATCACTTTTTCTGTGATTTCTCCCCTTTGTTAAAAATTTCCTGCTCAGATATCTCTATTGTTGAAATTATTCCTTCCATCTCTTCTGGGTCCATTATTGTGGTCACAGTGTTTGTGATATCTGTCTCTTACATCTGCATCCTCACCACCATCCTGAAGATGCGTTCTGCTGAAGGACGACATaaagccttctccacctgctcctcccacctcactGCAGTTACTCTGTACTATGGAACGATTACCTTCATTTATGTCATGCCCAAATCCAGCTACTCAACTGACCAGAACAAAGTGGTGTCTGTGTTCTACACGGTGGTGATCCCCATGTTGAACCCTTTCatctacagtctgaggaacagaGATGTGAAGGAGGCCCTGATAAAGGCAATTGTCAGATTACATTCTTAG
- the LOC114498957 gene encoding olfactory receptor 502-like: MDSLGPGNHTAVTDFILLGLTDDPVLRVILFVIILCVYLVTVSGNLSTIILIRISSQLHHPMYFFLSHLAFADIGLSTSVTPNMLEDFLVKGNPISYHGCGMQLGSIAVFGAVECFLLAMMAYDRFVAIRNPLLYSTKMSTQVCVQFIIVAYMGGFLNSCSFTISFYVLLFCGPNHVNHFFCDFAPLVEVSCSDSSIPAVVPSFVAGSIVVVTVFVILVSYIYILITILKMNSKEGRHKAFSTCTAHLTAVTLYFGTVTFVYVMPKSTFSSDQNKVASVFYNVIIPMLNPIIYSLRNSEIKGALKRELCRIFL; the protein is encoded by the coding sequence ATGGATTCACTGGGGCCTGGGAACCACACTGCAGTAACAGACTTCATTTTACTGGGCTTAACTGATGACCCAGTCCTTCGAGTCATCCTCTTTGTGATCATCCTGTGTGTCTACCTGGTGACTGTATCTGGCAATCTCAGCACAATCATTCTTATCAGAATCTCTTCTCAGCTCCATCatcctatgtatttttttctgagccaCTTGGCTTTTGCTGACATAGGCCTTTCAACTTCTGTCACACCCAATATGCTTGAAGACTTCCTGGTGAAGGGAAATCCAATCTCCTATCATGGATGTGGCATGCAGCTTGGTTCAATTGCTGTCTTTGGGGCAGTTGAGTGCTTCCTTCTAGCTATGATGGCATATGATCGCTTTGTGGCAATCCGCAACCCACTGCTTTATTCAACCAAAATGTCCACACAAGTCTGTGTTCAGTTTATCATAGTGGCTTACATGGGTGGTTTTCTCAATTCTTGCTCTTTTACTATTTCCTTCTATGTTTTACTGTTCTGTGGACCAAATCATGTCAatcattttttctgtgattttgctCCTCTAGTGGAAGTCTCCTGTTCTGATAGCAGTATCCCTGCAGTTGTCCCCTCATTTGTTGCTGGCTCCATCGTTGTAGTCACAGTGTTTGTCATACTTGTCTCTTACATCTATATCCTCATCACCATCCTGAAGATGAACTCCAAGGAGGGGCGCCAcaaggccttctccacctgcacTGCCCACCTCACAGCGGTCACTCTGTATTTTGGGACTGTcacatttgtttatgtgatgcccAAGTCCACCTTCTCAAGTGACCAGAACAAGGTGGCATCTGTGTTCTACAATGTGATCATCCCTATGCTGAACCCCATCATCTATAGTCTCAGGAACAGTGAAATTAAGGGGGCTCTTAAGAGAGAGCTTTGCAGAATATTTTTGTAG
- the LOC114500329 gene encoding olfactory receptor 508-like: MGNISIIMLIRSSPQLHIPMYLFLCHLAFVDIGYSSSVTPVMLTGFLKKGTSISVAGCTTQLGSVVTFGTAECFLLAVMAYDRYVAICSPLYYPTHMSHRICILLVGMSYLGGCVNAWTFTGCLLSLSFCGPNKINHFFCDYSPLLKLSCFHDFTSEIIPAISSGSIIVVTVVIIVLSYVYILFSILKMCSTEGRQKAFSTCSSHLTAVILFYGTITFIYVMPKSSYSTEQNKVVSVFYTVVIPMLNPLIYSLRNKEVKEAMRKLMARIYWWS; the protein is encoded by the coding sequence ATGGGCAACATCAGCATAATCATGTTAATCAGAAGCAGCCCTCAGCTTCACATACCAATGTACCTTTTCCTCTGCCATTTGGCCTTTGTAGACATTGGTTACTCCTCATCAGTCACACCTGTTATGCTCACAGGCTTCCTCAAGAAAGGAACCTCTATCAGTGTTGCTGGTTGTACAACCCAGCTCGGTTCTGTGGTCACATTTGGGACAGCTGAGTGCTTCCTGCTGGCTGTCATGGCCTAtgatcgctatgtggccatctgttcCCCATTGTACTACCCCACACACATGTCCCACAGAATCTGCATTCTCTTAGTGGGAATGTCCTACTTGGGTGGGTGTGTAAATGCTTGGACATTCACAGGATGTTTATTAAGTCTATCCTTTTGTGGACCTAATAAAAtcaatcactttttctgtgactaTTCACCACTTTTGAAGCTTTCCTGTTTTCATGATTTTACTTCTGAAATAATTCCAGCCATCTCTTCTGGTTCCATCATTGTGGTCACTGTGGTTATCATTGTTCTGTCTTATGTGTACATCCTTTTCTCAATTCTGAAGATGTGTTCCACTGAAGGACGCCAGaaagccttctccacctgctcaTCTCACCTCACAGCAGTCATCCTGTTCTACGGGACCATCACATTCATTTATGTCATGCCCAAGTCCAGCTActcaacagaacaaaacaaagtggTGTCTGTGTTCTACACGGTGGTGATCCCCATGCTCAACCCTCTCatctacagtctgaggaacaaGGAGGTGAAAGAGGCCATGCGAAAACTGATGGCTAGAATATATTGGTGGTCCTAA